A single genomic interval of Malania oleifera isolate guangnan ecotype guangnan chromosome 13, ASM2987363v1, whole genome shotgun sequence harbors:
- the LOC131146421 gene encoding LOW QUALITY PROTEIN: cytochrome P450 736A117-like (The sequence of the model RefSeq protein was modified relative to this genomic sequence to represent the inferred CDS: inserted 1 base in 1 codon) codes for MLLHFGCVPVLVASSADAAREIMKTHDLIFSNRPKLSIHRKLLYNFRDIVSAPYGEYRRQMRSICVLQLLSNRRVESLGTVRHDEMVLLVEKIELATESCGWVNLSQMLMGMTNDVVCRVALGRKYGEGDGSMRFKETLDQFXGALGGFYIGDFIPWFGWVNRVDGKAERVFRELDSFLDEVVEKHSRKREGGKVEGDEEKDFVDVLLEDQKDNSAGFSMDRECIKALILDMFAAGTDTTYTVLEWAMTELLRHPAAMKELQNEVRGISSSTKPHIAEKDLGKMHNLKAVIKETLRLHPPVPLLVPRESTQAVRINGYDIAAGTMTIINACAIGRDPALWDEPEEFRPDRFLNSSMDFRGQDFQLIPFGAGRRGCPGTSFAMATNEIVLANIVCLFDWALPGGARGEDLDMTESSGITVHRKVPLLAVATPHSR; via the exons ATGCTGCTCCACTTTGGCTGTGTCCCCGTGCTTGTCGCCTCGTCTGCGGACGCTGCCCGTGAAATCATGAAGACCCATGACCTCATCTTCTCAAACAGACCCAAACTAAGCATCCACAGGAAACTGCTCTACAACTTCAGGGACATAGTCTCTGCTCCTTACGGCGAATACAGGAGGCAGATGAGAAGCATATGCGTTCTCCAGCTCCTCAGCAACAGAAGGGTTGAGTCCTTAGGCACTGTGAGGCATGACGAAATGGTTCTTCTTGTCGAGAAGATTGAACTGGCGACGGAGTCTTGCGGGTGGGTAAATTTGAGCCAAATGCTAATGGGGATGACAAATGATGTCGTGTGCAGGGTGGCACTGGGGAGAAAATATGGTGAAGGGGACGGTAGTATGAGGTTTAAGGAGACGTTggatcagt caggagctctTGGGGGTTTTTACATAGGGGATTTTATACCATGGTTTGGTTGGGTGAATAGAGTGGATGGGAAAGCAGAGAGGGTTTTTAGGGAGTTGGACAGTTTCCTAGATGAAGTAGTTGAAAAGCACAGCAGAAAAAGAGAGGGTGGTAAGGTCGAGGGTGATGAAGAAAAGGACTTTGTAGACGTTTTGCTTGAGGACCAAAAGGACAACTCGGCTGGTTTTTCTATGGATAGAGAGTGCATCAAAGCGCTCATCTTG GATATGTTTGCTGCAGGGACTGATACCACTTACACGGTGCTAGAATGGGCCATGACGGAGCTCCTGAGGCACCCTGCAGCCATGAAGGAACTGCAGAATGAGGTAAGAGGAATCAGCTCCAGTACTAAACCACACATAGCAGAAAAAGATCTGGGGAAAATGCATAACTTAAAAGCAGTGATCAAAGAGACACTCCGTTTACATCCTCCTGTTCCATTACTGGTTCCACGAGAATCCACCCAAGCTGTTCGAATCAATGGCTACGACATTGCAGCTGGGACCATGACCATTATCAATGCCTGCGCAATTGGAAGAGACCCCGCCCTTTGGGACGAGCCCGAGGAGTTCCGGCCGGACAGGTTCTTGAACAGTTCAATGGATTTTAGAGGACAGGACTTCCAACTGATTCCATTCGGAGCAGGGAGGAGGGGTTGTCCGGGGACTTCCTTTGCCATGGCCACCAATGAGATTGTGTTGGCAAATATTGTCTGCCTGTTTGATTGGGCATTGCCTGGTGGAGCAAGAGGGGAGGATTTGGACATGACTGAGAGTTCCGGTATTACTGTCCATAGAAAGGTTCCTCTTCTTGCTGTTGCCACTCCTCATTCCCGCTAG
- the LOC131146280 gene encoding cytochrome P450 736A117-like encodes MASFLQFLSQQGVYFVWNPIFLSLPPLFLALFLLKCFSTPSTTPRKKLPPSPPKLPVFGNLHQLGLQPHRSLRSLAQRHGPFMLLHFGCVPVLVASSADAARAIMKTHDLIFSNRPKLSINGKLLYNFRDIAAAPYGEYWRQMRSICVLQLLSNRRVESLGTVRHDEMVLLVEKIELATESCGWVNLSQLLVGMTNDVVCRVALGRKYGVGDGSMRFKETLDQFEELLGVFYIGDFIPWLGWVNRVNGVDGKAERVFRELDSFLDEVVEEHSRKREGGKVEGDEEKDFVDVLLEIQKDNPAGFSMDRECIKALILDMFAAGTETTYTVLEWAITELLRHPAAMKELQNEVRGISSSTKPHIAEKDLGKMHYLKAVIKETLRLHPPIPLLVPRESTQDVRINGYDIAAGTMTIINAWAIGRDPAFWDEPEEFRPERFLNSSMDFRGQDFQLIPFGAGRRGCPGTSFAMATNEIVLANIVCLFDWALPGGARGEDLDMTESSGLTVRRKVPLLAVATPHSR; translated from the exons ATGGCAAGCTTTCTGCAGTTCTTAAGTCAACAAGGTGTTTACTTTGTTTGGAATCCCATTTTCTTATCTCTTCCTCCCTTGTTCTTGGCACTCTTCCTGCTCAAATGTTTCTCCACTCCATCAACCACCCCACGCAAAAAACTTCCCCCTTCACCTCCAAAGCTCCCAGTCTTCGGAAACCTCCACCAATTGGGCTTGCAGCCCCACCGCTCGCTCCGGTCCTTAGCCCAACGACATGGCCCGTTCATGCTGCTCCACTTTGGCTGTGTCCCCGTGCTTGTCGCCTCGTCTGCTGACGCTGCCCGTGCAATCATGAAGACCCATGACCTCATCTTCTCAAACAGACCCAAACTAAGCATCAACGGGAAACTGCTCTACAACTTCAGGGACATAGCCGCTGCTCCTTACGGCGAATACTGGAGGCAGATGAGAAGCATTTGCGTTCTCCAGCTGCTCAGCAACAGAAGGGTTGAGTCCTTAGGCACTGTGAGGCATGACGAAATGGTTCTTCTTGTCGAGAAGATTGAACTGGCGACGGAGTCTTGCGGGTGGGTAAATTTGAGCCAATTGCTAGTGGGGATGACAAATGATGTCGTGTGCAGGGTGGCACTGGGGAGAAAATATGGTGTAGGGGACGGTAGTATGAGGTTTAAGGAGACGTTGGATCAGTTTGAGGAGCTGTTGGGGGTTTTTTACATAGGGGATTTTATACCTTGGCTTGGTTGGGTGAATAGAGTGAATGGAGTGGATGGGAAAGCAGAGAGGGTTTTTAGGGAGTTGGACAGTTTCCTAGATGAAGTAGTTGAAGAGCACAGCAGAAAAAGAGAGGGTGGTAAGGTCGAGGGTGATGAAGAAAAGGACTTTGTAGACGTTTTGCTTGAGATCCAAAAGGACAATCCGGCTGGTTTTTCCATGGATAGAGAGTGCATCAAAGCGCTTATCTTG GATATGTTTGCTGCAGGGACTGAGACCACTTACACGGTGCTAGAATGGGCCATAACGGAGCTCCTGAGGCACCCTGCAGCCATGAAGGAACTGCAGAATGAGGTAAGAGGAATCAGCTCCAGTACTAAACCACACATAGCAGAAAAAGATCTGGGGAAAATGCATTACTTAAAAGCAGTGATCAAAGAGACACTCCGTTTACATCCTCCTATTCCATTACTGGTTCCACGAGAATCTACCCAAGATGTTCGAATCAATGGCTACGACATTGCAGCTGGGACCATGACCATTATCAATGCCTGGGCAATTGGAAGAGACCCCGCCTTTTGGGACGAGCCCGAGGAGTTCCGGCCGGAGAGGTTCTTGAACAGTTCAATGGATTTTAGAGGACAAGACTTCCAACTGATTCCATTCGGAGCAGGGAGGAGGGGTTGTCCGGGGACTTCCTTTGCCATGGCCACCAATGAGATTGTGTTGGCAAATATTGTCTGCCTGTTTGATTGGGCATTGCCTGGTGGAGCAAGAGGGGAGGATTTGGACATGACCGAGAGTTCTGGTCTTACTGTCCGTAGAAAGGTTCCTCTTCTTGCTGTTGCCACTCCTCATTCCCGCTAG
- the LOC131145749 gene encoding mediator of RNA polymerase II transcription subunit 9-like has product MEPKALTRIISHNFPKFLLSPTPASFSLLPSLLSPNFVLLLPPAPPSSLLHARSAILLPLNLKPPPIACPLCIHGDRGCAQWRRRRKIESTPRLGSQPLYQEETQQQQQQNHQHQSLASHFHLLHLVESLAEAIETRSRDQQSDALVNKLNNHFDNCQQLLNSISVSINTKAMTVEGKKRKLEESKQLLNQRRDLIAKYSSSVEVLIKSEP; this is encoded by the exons ATGGAACCCAAAG CCTTAACACGCATAATTTCCCACAAtttccccaaatttcttctttctcctactcccgcctccttctccctcctgCCATCTCTTCTTTCTCCAAATTTTGTTCTGCTCCTTCCTCCTGCCCCTCCCTCCTCGCTCCTCCATGCACGCAGCGCAATCCTCCTGCCACTAAATCTCAAGCCGCCGCCCATAGCGTGTCCTCTCTGCATCCATGGCGATCGCGGATGCGCACAATGGAGGCGTAGGCGCAAAATTGAGTCTACACCACGACTCGGATCTCAACCTCTCTATCAGGAGGAGACCCAGCAGCAACAGCAGCAGAACCATCAACACCAATCACTTGCTTCTCATTTTCACCTCTTACAT TTAGTGGAGAGTTTAGCGGAGGCCATTGAAACTAGATCCCGGGATCAGCAATCTGATGCATTG GTTAATAAATTGAACAACCACTTTGACAACTGCCAACAACTATTGAACTCGATATCAGTATCAATTAACACAAAGGCCATG ACAGTTGAAGGGAAAAAACGAAAGCTGGAGGAAAGTAAGCAATTGCTAAATCAAAGGAG AGATCTGATTGCAAAGTATAGCAGCTCTGTTGAAGTGCTTATCAAATCTGAGCCATAA